TTTCAAAGGTAAATGATATTGGGCTTTGTTTTTGTCTAATATTGTCTTTATCGGTCTCTaaaacgtgtgtttgtgtgtgtactacTGAACCATATTTTGGAGAAAAATTTGTATCCAGAAGCTAAACATGACAATCTCCCTAAATCTTCTTTTGGGAACATACtcatttatgaaaacaaaaagtaaagtaaataaaaaaaataaaaaaaaaaatgtgacatgaCATTGTGGGGATAAAGTTTAAGTCCGTATAAGGaaaatgatttgtaaataataaaatgtctgtTAGGTTTAGGAGTAGTAATAATGGATAAAATATAGCATTTGTACAGTAGATAAAATGTCTATGGAGACTCCTCAAACGCAAAAATTCAACAAAAGTGTGTGTAACTGTTGCACTTGTTACTGTAGTTTAAAGACATCAATATTACCTATTAATATATCATGCTCTTTCTTGACTCTCTCAGAACTCAGACAGTCCCATGAAAAGGAAATGCAGACTTTCAATGCAACACTGAAGGAATCAGAGGACACATTATCTGTAAGGCAGTGACCAAGAGCTAAAATTCTCCACGCAGCATCAGTATTTCctgctctctttttctttcttgtatTTTGCCCTGTCAAGTGTAACAGACATTTTCATATCAGTGCATTTTTCCTCAAACAGAATCGAATTCAGGAGCTCATGACGGAGAATAACAACCTCAAAGAAAAACTAGATGCTGAAGTGAAGAGAAGGAAGGATCTGGCTGAGAAAACACAGGTACGTTATCACTCCTGTATAGCTCCCAAACATCTGTGTTATCAAACAGTGCTATTGATAGTAATAAATCTCTGCTTTAAGTAGACTGTGTATTTTCCATGAGTGACCGGTTAATATTAGACTGGTCATTCCAATCAGAGTTAAAGAGATTCCAGAACACTCAACATTCTGAAAATGCATGCGAGGGCATCTAGATAACTACCCTGCATAATACTGTAACTTGTAATACTGAAAGTTCATATATCAGGGTTTCTTCAACTATGGACACTTTTGACCATTAAGCTGTTGGGGGAAAAGTAGTgtcttacatttatgcatttagcaaatgcttttatataAACACTCTTAAAACACTATTCACATTCTCACATGGGTGTAGTTTGTTCACCAACAACATATGTATATACTCTTACACCACAGGGGAAGGTTTTATTAGAGACAGTAACATCATTTGGGGTGAAATTAGAATTACACCGAATGTGGAATCCTGAATTTGacacttattttcacattttactgGATCTTAATGATCCAGTTTAGGAAAGCCAGTATATATTCTTGATCTCTCTTGCTTATTTTCTTATGTTTAAGGACTCGCATACTCTTTATCTGGAGCAGGAGCTTGAAAGCCTTAAAGTAGTGTTGGACCTCAAGAACAAACAGATCCATGAACAGGCCAAGAAACTCATGCAGATAGACAAACTGGTGAGCTCAATTATCAGTTGTGCATAAAGTGTTTAGATTCTCATCACAGTAAAGAGATTAACATAAATCTGACGCCCCAATATATGTGCTGGAGAAACTCTCTAAGATTTGATTTATTGTTAGATGGAGAGGAATGTGAAGCTGGATGAATGTCTTAAGAAACTGCAACAGGAAAACGAGGACCTTAAAGCCAGAATGGACAGACATGCTGCTTTGTCAAGGTAGCCTACCACAAGCTTCACTCAATCCACTTGTCTAGCTTCTAACATTTGGGTGCTTTCCCAGTGGGCTTCATTCAGTTAGACCTATAGCAAACCAAAGTCtttgaagttttattttatttgcatgtgGTATAGCACATTCTACAAAATTGCTTCTGGCTTGACACTTTAATTGCTTTGATTACTTTGTGCTCTTTTTGTGGTAAGAATGGTGTGTTTTGATTGCAAAGCTTTGTGCCGAGAGACCCTCTGCTCTTTCACCTTGTGCAGTAATAGTGACTACTCTAATCAGGTTTACCAGAGCTGCCTTGTTCCATTGCAGACAACTGTCCACAGAGCAGGCGGTTTTGCAGGAAACCCTCCAGAAGGAGTCCAAAGTGAACAAACGCCTATCTATGGAGAATGAAGAGCTGCTCTGGAAGCTCCACAACGGTGATCTGAGCAGCCCCCGTAAGGTCTCCCCTTCCCCGTCCCTGAATCTCCAGTCACCGCGGAACTCTGCAGTGTTCTCCAGCCCTCCTGTCTCGCCCAGATAACAACGGCCTTCAGCTTCCAGGAAGCACTTTCATACAGGACAGAGCACTTCCTGCATGCTGAAGCTGGTCTGGACCATGTCAATGGCTCTCAATATGGAATGGACTTTGTTGACTCTTgtacagattaaaaataaaaaaactgaagacTATATTGCACAGAAGCACTTACCAATGAGGTCACCCTCGTACCTTGCCTTTCACATCAGACTAGGGAGGAAAAAAGAAATATCTCAGGGCTTGTAGAAGGTTTCTCTCAAATGTATGGGTTTTTTTCCCTCCTGAATGGCTTTGTTCCCTGAAGGTCCTACCTTTTTAGTTTTTTGGGGTTTATTTTTTAGAGGACTGACATTAGAATCCACGACTGGGGCCTTTATCAACTTTTCCACCAGACGCCTTTGAGTGTACCTGTATATACGCAGATTTATCTTCGCTCTGGGACGAATGCCCAAATGCAAGCTGGCCAATGGACATTTCCCAGATGCTGCTGCTCGTGTAGCGTTTGGTTTCCCTTTATTTTATGCAGGACTTCAGATCCCAGATGAACTTTTCTAAAGAGGCACTTCATAGATCAACTCATGCCATAAACCGACTGTTACTATTTACTCGAATGGAAACATTCACTGATCACAACCAGGTGTTCTCAAAACcttatgcaacattttttttcttgtttatatcATGCCTTTATTTGTGATTTTGTAAATGGTATTTGTTTTAAATCACACATTAAGAACTGCAAAAAGGTGAGCTTTAGCCAGATCATGATGCATGTTTCATCACAAATATGCTCTCCATATCACTCTCATATGCATAGGAGAGATGCAATACAGTGATTGATGCAGAATGAATTGATTAGAAGTCTTGAATGTTTTGATTAATACCTGTTTAAGTGTTGAATTAGCCCCTTTTCCTAATTTCTTGCCAATCAGAGATGCAATGGTATAGTATGCTTGATATGTTAATGGAAAGTCATTGGGCAGCCCTGTGACTGAAGGCATACACTATTGGGAATCTGACTTTTCTTTCTTGAATACGGGTTTTGTATATTATTCTGTATGATTGAGCCCTACGGCGGATTCGAGTGTTCGTTGTCCTcgtttctatatttatttcagaTCATGAGACCAATGTAATGACCGAGCATGTTTTGTGGCCTCTGGAGCTCCCCCTCTGTCTGAAACCCCTCCACTGCAGCTTTACATTCAAGCTATTTACAAAGAAGTTTAAAAGCATAagtagtaggtttttttttttcagtgttggtATGTATTGCTAGGCTGTTTGTGTGGATGTTGGTGTGAAACTGAAACTCATTGAAATATGCAATTAATAAAGAATTCAAATAATCTGTTTGTAATTGTCACCCCATGTTTATATCTTTTTAATTGAAATGCTAGtccacctaaaaataaaattagccattAACAATTTTGTCTCACtgtcatgttattccaaacctgtatgggaTTCTGTAGAACGCAAAGAATGTTGGTAACGGTTTCAGTTCCTATCAACCTCGATTGTGTTTTTTACCCATATAATGCAACCAAAACTGTCTGGTTACCGATATTCTTCAAACTATTTTgtttcacaaaacaaaaagacataccagtttggaacaacatgagggtgagtaaatgaagaccgAATTCTAATTTTTGATAACACTGTCAACACTGTCTTTAAGTAGCCAAGCAGTGAATGTGTGCAGGAACCTGTTGTATCTGTTGGTTTTCTTATTTCTTTTCATCATGTTCAGGCTGAAAGTCTATTACAGCTTGTAGATTGACTGTGATCTGTTTTTTGTGTAGTGAATTCTACTGTAACTTACTCTTTAATtgctaataattcaataatagaAATCTCCTTGAGAGGAAGAGAAACATTTGAATGTGTCGCACCAAACCAAAATAAGCTCTGGGCTCCTGCAGCACATTCCACATACGGAGTCAATTAGAGCGGAGCACAAAGCCTTCACGCTCCTCAGACATATTTCATGCATATAGAACTTAACACCTACCATTCTGAGTATTATAGGTTAGCATGATTGAAAAACACTATTTCACAGACTATGGTGCATCACAAACTGTATTACTGTATGCTGTTGATTTACCATTGAACATGAACCTTGCATTAACTTGCTTCATCATTGAGTCTCAGTTTAAAAGAAGCACTTTATTTTCAAGTCCTATATAGAATGCATGTTTTTCATAATGATTTCATTAAGCAGGATGAAGCCTGAAGTTTGAATGGAGTCCAGCTCAGCTCAATAATATCATCTTTGTTGTTCTTATTCGTGTGACTTTACCGTTGTGGCCACCAATGTCACTCCATGCTTATTTTTGGTGGTGCAGATGTACTTTCCATAGTCAATGGTTTCAACATCATCCACTGTCATGACGCTCTGGGAGATGCGTGTTGTGTGTCCCACTCCACGGTTTATCAGTCGCCAGGAGTCATGAATGCTCACCGGCCTCTGGCCCTAAGAAATACACATCACATGGACACCTATTTATCTGAATCAACATTACCTGCCAAACATTTGGAATAATtaacagttttatgtttttgaaagaagccccTTATGCTAAGGCAGGCTGCATTTAATCACAAATGCAGcgaaaatagtaatattgtgaattattgttacaatttaaaacaactgtgtctatttgcacatattttaaatgcaagttattcctgtgatggcaaaactgaattttcagcctcACATAtcaaaaaatcattctaatatactgatttgctgctcaataaaaaatattcttattataaatgttgaaaacaatagcactgcttaatatttttgtggtaacactaccattcaaattccgttaaatatatatatagagcaaAGACACATTCCATTTATCAAAAggtacagtaaagacatttataatgtatgttACATATAAAAGTTTTTTAACCTGTTCTTCAAATAATCCTGAATAAATGTTGCTATAAACTTTTTATCAATAGTGTATCTCTTTATAATTGTTATGAGCAAAGCTGTAGCATCCACAAAATAGCATAATACTGAAAAATTCAACTATTATTGTCCCAATCATCCTGAATCAGACGCTCAGATCTTAACCAAATcaccttttctaaaaaaaaaaaaaaaaaaaaatgtagcactCACCTGGCCAGGATACCTCCAGCTGAAGCTGACGTTCATCTCCGGTTCCCCCAGAACTGTGCATGTAACATTGAAGATGTCTCCACCACTCACTATGTTCGAAGAAGCCTCAATAGTCGCAAAAGGGGGGCCACTAGGCACTAAGAgggaataaatgcattttttaccaAAAACACTATGTAAAATGTGTGcgctttcatttgtttatttatttaaaaagggacagtgtaaaatatacattaaccTTAATAGGAGATATGCATTTTACCAAGTTGTAGCACTTGTGCTAATTTACACCTGTAGTCCCTAAACACTAACTAGTGCTAACTAGTTAGCACTAACTAGTGCTAACACTATTATGCTTTCCTCTTACCTTCCACATACAGCAGCTGGTATTTCGTGGATATTTGTGAAGTGGTTTTCGTGGTGCTGTTGGCCTTGCAGTAATAAGCGCCCTTGTGTTCTGGAGCGGGGTTTAGGATGATGAAGCCTTTCATGGGATTGTAAGAGATCTGGGTCCCATCCACAGCAATTTCTTCTGCAGGAACTTCCCTATGCAGCGAGACGTTGATTTTGGGGTTTGACACCCGGCACGGGACAGTGGCAGGCTTGTCAGGGTGCAGGTAGATGATCTCAAAATAGATGGCAGAGGGGACAAACAGCTCTTCTTTGTCTAGATACAAAGAGAATTGTAACAATGTCTTTAGAGTTTTAAGATCACATAGATGATATGTGAGCAGATGCTGTACCTGTAAAGTATATGTATGTAGCAGATGTGCTTTCTCCATCTTTTGTACATTCTTGTCCGTCACAGAGCACCACCCAGCAGCTGTACTCCCCGGTGTCAGCAGCTGAGGGAGACGACAGAATCAGCTGACTGTACCGCTCATGCTGCTTGATGCTGGAACAACACAAACAATCAAGTCTAGACCTGGGCTATGCATACAATATCATACTACTTGTATTGTTTCTGCAGTATATAATACGACTAAATATACTATGGAATCCATGATTCATTCTACAAAGGAAGATTTTGTTTTATGTCCACTGAtgataactattttttttctgacaattttcttcagaaatatcatattttatccATAAAGGAAAGCACATTCGTTCAGTTTAGAAATCATTTCAGTTAGCTTGAAACAGtctcttaaatgtaattttatgcaGTCAACTTTTGAAGTGAGCGGGATAACTAAAAcctaaaatcctttaaaaagtccagcaatttaaataaaataaccttgaaagttaaaataatattaaacttaaatttaatttaattttagctaCTTGCCAAGGGAAAATgtctcattttaattaaaatgaaaacagaaaattaaataataataattaattaagaaACTATAATAGCATCtaattgataataaaataatactggcttaaattaattttaaagttaaCGCTATATATTGAATTTATGTCTAACAGTGAATACTTCGGgaaattcttttaaaaatacacatttttaaataattttatataaaattttattttgctcATGTCCAAAAAAGTTTATCTACAAAAACCTATTGTGAATTTTCTGAATGGGTGAAATTATTAACCTACTAGTACAAGCACAGAAAACTGTATCCCAAAAAGCAATGTGTACGACATGACCTCCCTGAAGTAATTACAGTTGACCACTGAATAAAATAGCCACAATTTTTAACATTTGATTCCTTATCAGACTGCCAAATGTTTGACTGCAATTTTTAAATTGatctatttacattaaaataaaattaaaattttgggtaACAATTAATTTTAAGGTGCCCTTGTTGCATGTTACATGTATTTACTACTATAATAACA
This DNA window, taken from Carassius auratus strain Wakin chromosome 14, ASM336829v1, whole genome shotgun sequence, encodes the following:
- the LOC113114205 gene encoding microtubule-associated tumor suppressor 1 homolog A-like isoform X3, encoding MGCSGSKVCLNAPCAGHRHEETMKQRRELSQELVTLREELVSSAHSCERLEQEKEELRAVFDGVLQKVQEQHRSDLTDLEERLKTFYSTEWEKVHQTYQEEADKCKAQMEQQLKELREKHEALKKELEVSHMEEVDGLKLQFEETFKELRQSHEKEMQTFNATLKESEDTLSNRIQELMTENNNLKEKLDAEVKRRKDLAEKTQDSHTLYLEQELESLKVVLDLKNKQIHEQAKKLMQIDKLMERNVKLDECLKKLQQENEDLKARMDRHAALSRQLSTEQAVLQETLQKESKVNKRLSMENEELLWKLHNGDLSSPRKVSPSPSLNLQSPRNSAVFSSPPVSPR
- the LOC113114206 gene encoding platelet-derived growth factor receptor-like protein, with protein sequence MKLWLFFTLALLWLELQNGVCQQVKRKKEDGENRIRPGRKRVKVRYPKVKEKEAGSKSQSILTQVLDKGRFLRLGESLSLSPGKTMELRCKGTNIGWAYPSYLDTFNDNRLSIKQHERYSQLILSSPSAADTGEYSCWVVLCDGQECTKDGESTSATYIYFTDKEELFVPSAIYFEIIYLHPDKPATVPCRVSNPKINVSLHREVPAEEIAVDGTQISYNPMKGFIILNPAPEHKGAYYCKANSTTKTTSQISTKYQLLYVEVPSGPPFATIEASSNIVSGGDIFNVTCTVLGEPEMNVSFSWRYPGQGQRPVSIHDSWRLINRGVGHTTRISQSVMTVDDVETIDYGKYICTTKNKHGVTLVATTVKSHE